One region of Cucurbita pepo subsp. pepo cultivar mu-cu-16 chromosome LG03, ASM280686v2, whole genome shotgun sequence genomic DNA includes:
- the LOC111791779 gene encoding polyadenylate-binding protein-interacting protein 3-like isoform X1, translating to MNLQQSINSKPSANGFGRRRGDRDVGTKFENKFQPGKSNPNRLTNTRALAAGSKDETFGSSSHDRLVYLTACFIGQHVDVQVKNGSIYSGIFHSSNTEKDFGIILKMARLTKDTSSRGQKTIGDSLNKAPSKTLVIPAKDLVQVIAKDVTVTKDGLSNEVDYENQELLIDSVISQSSQHDAERELKPWIPDDDDPQFPELDNIFDGPWNRSWDQFEVNEKLFGVRSTFDEELYTTKLERGPQTRELEKEASRIAREIEGEDTEDLHLAEERGIDLHDKFDIDEETRFSSVFRGKVADDSGFDENEDISFNSRNMETFGGSSSSDIRLADTLSGKWSDAASVSSSSSLDQAQPSLTNMGVDLSRSTPINNHARQLASENSCKSCPTLEIESRIQDKHHGENAAEESVEKDMQGVNDSQLAKCDDLQPLKKDGSDGGILPNVASHSPSKHNEKSSPPELSDDPEPGKSRGEVQMLNISGRPGSSVSMNSDGAAGTSSGPVLTPSSSMGSLSSEKSTLNPRAKEFKLNPNAKSFTPSQAPVRPPSPASMSDGSFYYQANIPAVPHMHGMPYGVGIGPSFPGHQPVVFNPMVAPMQSPHGYVQPNGPQYAQPMLLSHPRHGMYMPGYQPEMPYKGREY from the exons ATGAATCTACAACAATCCATAAACTCCAAGCCTTCTGCTAATGGTTTTGGACGTCGTAGAGGCGATAGGGATGTAGGAACTAAGTTTGAGAATAAATTTCAGCCTGGAAAGTCAAACCCCAACAGATTAACTAATACAA GAGCACTGGCTGCTGGTAGCAAAGACGAAACTTTTGGGAGTTCATCACATGATCGATTAGTCTATTTAACAGCATGTTTTATTGGACAACATGTAGACGTCCAGGTTAAAAATGGATCTATATACAGTGGAATATTCCACTCGAGCAATACTGAAAAAGATTTTG gaattatattaaaaatggcACGCTTGACAAAAGATACTTCTTCACGGGGGCAGAAAACCATTGGAGACTCGTTGAATAAGGCTCCTTCCAAGACTTTAGTAATACCAGCTAAAGATCTCGTGCAAGTTATAGCCAAG GACGTGACTGTTACAAAGGATGGACTATCAAATGAAGTTGATTATGAAAATCAGGAACTTTTGATAGACAGCGTTATTTCACAGTCTAGTCAACATGATGCAGAAAGAGAATTGAAACCATGGATACctgatgatgatgatcctCAATTTCCTGAGCTGGATAACATATTTGATGGTCCATGGAATAG GAGTTGGGATCAGTTTGAAGTCAACGAAAAACTTTTTGGAGTTAGAAGCACTTTTGATGAAGAACTCTATACCACAAAGCTTGAGAGAGGCCCTCAAACAAGAGAGTTGGAAAAGGAAGCTTCAAGGATAGCTAGAGAAATAGAGGGGGAGGACACTGAAGATCTTCATTTAGCAGAG GAAAGAGGTATTGATCTCCATGATAAGTTTGATATTGATGAGGAAACCAGGTTCTCTTCTGTATTTCGTGGGAAGGTGGCTGATGATAGCGGATTTGATGAGAATGAAGACATATCATTCAATTCACGTAACATGGAAACCTTTGGGGGGTCTTCTAGCTCTGATATTAGGCTTGCAGACACATTGTCTGGAAAATGGAGTGATGCAGCTTCTGTCTCAAGCTCTTCATCCTTG GATCAAGCACAACCCTCCCTGACAAATATGGGTGTAGATCTATCTAGATCTACTCCTATTAATAATCATGCCAGACAACTCGCATCTGAAAATTCATGCAAAAGTTGCCCAACTTTGGAAATTGAAAGCAG GATCCAGGACAAACATCATGGGGAGAATGCTGCGGAAGAGTCTGTAGAAAAGGACATG CAGGGAGTTAATGATTCTCAATTAGCTAAATGCGATG ATTTGCAGCCACTAAAGAAAGATGGATCTGATGGAGGGATACTGCCTAATGTTGCCTCACATTCTCCATCAAAGCATAATGAGAAGTCAAGTCCTCCCGAACTATCTGATGACCCAGAACCTGGCAAATCTCGTGGAGAAGTTCAAATGTTGAACATTAGTGGCCGACCTGGTAGTTCCGTATCAATGAATTCAGATGGTGCTGCTGGTACATCTAGTGGTCCTGTATTAACTCCTAGCTCATCAATGGGATCACTATCTTCTGAAAAATCAACCCTTAATCCTCGTGCTAAG GAATTCAAACTCAATCCTAATGCAAAGAGTTTCACCCCATCTCAAGCACCTGTTAGGCCACCTTCACCAGCATCTATGTCTGATGGTTCGTTCTACTACCAGGCCAACATACCTGCAGTGCCCCATATGCATGGGATGCCTTATGGTGTTGGA ATTGGGCCTTCATTTCCAGGTCACCAGCCTGTTGTTTTCAATCCAATGGTTGCACCAATGCAGTCACCACATGGATATGTTCAGCCAAATGGACCTCAA TATGCACAACCCATGCTTCTTAGCCACCCGAGGCATGGCATGTACATGCCGGGTTACCAACCT GAAATGCCATACAAGGGGCGTGAGTATTAA
- the LOC111791779 gene encoding polyadenylate-binding protein-interacting protein 3-like isoform X2 encodes MNLQQSINSKPSANGFGRRRGDRDVGTKFENKFQPGKSNPNRLTNTRALAAGSKDETFGSSSHDRLVYLTACFIGQHVDVQVKNGSIYSGIFHSSNTEKDFGIILKMARLTKDTSSRGQKTIGDSLNKAPSKTLVIPAKDLVQVIAKDVTVTKDGLSNEVDYENQELLIDSVISQSSQHDAERELKPWIPDDDDPQFPELDNIFDGPWNRSWDQFEVNEKLFGVRSTFDEELYTTKLERGPQTRELEKEASRIAREIEGEDTEDLHLAEERGIDLHDKFDIDEETRFSSVFRGKVADDSGFDENEDISFNSRNMETFGGSSSSDIRLADTLSGKWSDAASVSSSSSLDQAQPSLTNMGVDLSRSTPINNHARQLASENSCKSCPTLEIESRIQDKHHGENAAEESVEKDMGVNDSQLAKCDDLQPLKKDGSDGGILPNVASHSPSKHNEKSSPPELSDDPEPGKSRGEVQMLNISGRPGSSVSMNSDGAAGTSSGPVLTPSSSMGSLSSEKSTLNPRAKEFKLNPNAKSFTPSQAPVRPPSPASMSDGSFYYQANIPAVPHMHGMPYGVGIGPSFPGHQPVVFNPMVAPMQSPHGYVQPNGPQYAQPMLLSHPRHGMYMPGYQPEMPYKGREY; translated from the exons ATGAATCTACAACAATCCATAAACTCCAAGCCTTCTGCTAATGGTTTTGGACGTCGTAGAGGCGATAGGGATGTAGGAACTAAGTTTGAGAATAAATTTCAGCCTGGAAAGTCAAACCCCAACAGATTAACTAATACAA GAGCACTGGCTGCTGGTAGCAAAGACGAAACTTTTGGGAGTTCATCACATGATCGATTAGTCTATTTAACAGCATGTTTTATTGGACAACATGTAGACGTCCAGGTTAAAAATGGATCTATATACAGTGGAATATTCCACTCGAGCAATACTGAAAAAGATTTTG gaattatattaaaaatggcACGCTTGACAAAAGATACTTCTTCACGGGGGCAGAAAACCATTGGAGACTCGTTGAATAAGGCTCCTTCCAAGACTTTAGTAATACCAGCTAAAGATCTCGTGCAAGTTATAGCCAAG GACGTGACTGTTACAAAGGATGGACTATCAAATGAAGTTGATTATGAAAATCAGGAACTTTTGATAGACAGCGTTATTTCACAGTCTAGTCAACATGATGCAGAAAGAGAATTGAAACCATGGATACctgatgatgatgatcctCAATTTCCTGAGCTGGATAACATATTTGATGGTCCATGGAATAG GAGTTGGGATCAGTTTGAAGTCAACGAAAAACTTTTTGGAGTTAGAAGCACTTTTGATGAAGAACTCTATACCACAAAGCTTGAGAGAGGCCCTCAAACAAGAGAGTTGGAAAAGGAAGCTTCAAGGATAGCTAGAGAAATAGAGGGGGAGGACACTGAAGATCTTCATTTAGCAGAG GAAAGAGGTATTGATCTCCATGATAAGTTTGATATTGATGAGGAAACCAGGTTCTCTTCTGTATTTCGTGGGAAGGTGGCTGATGATAGCGGATTTGATGAGAATGAAGACATATCATTCAATTCACGTAACATGGAAACCTTTGGGGGGTCTTCTAGCTCTGATATTAGGCTTGCAGACACATTGTCTGGAAAATGGAGTGATGCAGCTTCTGTCTCAAGCTCTTCATCCTTG GATCAAGCACAACCCTCCCTGACAAATATGGGTGTAGATCTATCTAGATCTACTCCTATTAATAATCATGCCAGACAACTCGCATCTGAAAATTCATGCAAAAGTTGCCCAACTTTGGAAATTGAAAGCAG GATCCAGGACAAACATCATGGGGAGAATGCTGCGGAAGAGTCTGTAGAAAAGGACATG GGAGTTAATGATTCTCAATTAGCTAAATGCGATG ATTTGCAGCCACTAAAGAAAGATGGATCTGATGGAGGGATACTGCCTAATGTTGCCTCACATTCTCCATCAAAGCATAATGAGAAGTCAAGTCCTCCCGAACTATCTGATGACCCAGAACCTGGCAAATCTCGTGGAGAAGTTCAAATGTTGAACATTAGTGGCCGACCTGGTAGTTCCGTATCAATGAATTCAGATGGTGCTGCTGGTACATCTAGTGGTCCTGTATTAACTCCTAGCTCATCAATGGGATCACTATCTTCTGAAAAATCAACCCTTAATCCTCGTGCTAAG GAATTCAAACTCAATCCTAATGCAAAGAGTTTCACCCCATCTCAAGCACCTGTTAGGCCACCTTCACCAGCATCTATGTCTGATGGTTCGTTCTACTACCAGGCCAACATACCTGCAGTGCCCCATATGCATGGGATGCCTTATGGTGTTGGA ATTGGGCCTTCATTTCCAGGTCACCAGCCTGTTGTTTTCAATCCAATGGTTGCACCAATGCAGTCACCACATGGATATGTTCAGCCAAATGGACCTCAA TATGCACAACCCATGCTTCTTAGCCACCCGAGGCATGGCATGTACATGCCGGGTTACCAACCT GAAATGCCATACAAGGGGCGTGAGTATTAA